A single region of the Planctomycetota bacterium genome encodes:
- a CDS encoding sigma factor-like helix-turn-helix DNA-binding protein encodes WLFQLARRAAADHHRRRSLRPLPAEVPAPPPEPAASPAVPCVAPLLEQLPPHDREALELADLEGRPQKELAGRLGLTWSAAKSRVQRARRRFREALLACCRVERDRRGNLLECAPREPRFSCVLSGPAPSFRVKGETEP; translated from the coding sequence TGGCTCTTTCAGCTGGCGCGCCGCGCCGCGGCCGACCACCACCGCCGGCGCTCCCTGCGGCCCCTTCCCGCCGAGGTCCCGGCCCCTCCGCCCGAGCCGGCGGCGTCCCCGGCCGTCCCCTGCGTGGCGCCCCTCCTCGAACAGCTCCCGCCGCACGATCGGGAAGCCCTGGAACTCGCCGACCTCGAAGGCCGGCCTCAGAAAGAGCTCGCGGGACGACTGGGCCTGACGTGGAGCGCCGCCAAATCCCGCGTCCAGAGGGCCCGGCGGCGCTTCCGCGAGGCGCTCCTGGCCTGCTGCCGGGTCGAACGCGACCGGCGCGGGAACCTCCTCGAGTGCGCCCCCCGCGAACCCCGTTTTTCCTGCGTCCTTTCGGGCCCCGCCCCGTCCTTCCGCGTGAAAGGAGAAACGGAGCCATGA
- a CDS encoding DUF2703 domain-containing protein, giving the protein MNGCGTENRDGGAPRRAVEVEFLYLDRTACTRCRETEEALRTAVEEARRILDPAGTEVSLRTIQVRTAAQARTLRFVSSPTVRLNGRDAAPEVRENACSECRGISCRVWTWRGKDYEAPPAPLLLELILREAYGRPEGRPVAPAQAVELPENLKRFFARSRSRRAARPGTPP; this is encoded by the coding sequence ATGAACGGCTGCGGAACGGAAAATCGGGACGGAGGCGCGCCGCGACGCGCGGTCGAGGTCGAATTTCTCTATCTCGATCGGACGGCCTGCACGAGATGCCGCGAGACGGAAGAGGCGCTCCGGACGGCCGTGGAGGAAGCCCGGCGGATCCTGGATCCTGCCGGAACGGAGGTGTCCCTCCGGACGATCCAGGTCCGCACGGCCGCCCAGGCCCGGACGCTCCGGTTCGTCAGCTCCCCGACGGTGCGGCTGAACGGCCGCGACGCGGCCCCCGAAGTCCGGGAAAACGCGTGCTCCGAATGCCGCGGAATCTCCTGCCGGGTCTGGACGTGGCGGGGAAAAGACTACGAAGCGCCGCCCGCGCCGCTGCTTCTCGAGCTTATTCTGCGGGAAGCTTACGGTCGTCCGGAGGGGAGGCCGGTCGCTCCGGCGCAGGCCGTCGAGCTTCCGGAAAACCTCAAGCGCTTCTTCGCCCGATCGCGCTCCCGGCGGGCCGCGCGTCCGGGAACGCCCCCTTGA
- a CDS encoding DUF4142 domain-containing protein: MRFPNALKVSVGMVLVAAAACVESPQAGQERPGGGPAGDPDLFFLVQAALLNVGEVEAGRVAAERAVSPEVKEFARRMIEEHTKAQRDLTELAGKKGVEVPSKPDEAHAMLVSHLSKLEGRRFDAEYLALMTAAHARAVSLFESKVRLARDPEIRAWAERTLPALREHWRMARDLAGKAAGAGER, encoded by the coding sequence ATGAGGTTTCCGAACGCGCTGAAGGTCTCGGTCGGGATGGTGCTCGTGGCGGCCGCCGCGTGCGTCGAATCGCCGCAGGCCGGGCAGGAGCGTCCGGGGGGCGGGCCGGCGGGCGATCCGGACCTGTTCTTCCTGGTTCAGGCGGCGCTCCTGAATGTCGGGGAGGTGGAGGCGGGGCGGGTGGCGGCGGAGCGCGCGGTTTCCCCGGAGGTCAAGGAGTTCGCCCGCCGGATGATCGAGGAGCACACGAAGGCGCAGCGCGACCTGACGGAGCTGGCCGGGAAGAAGGGCGTCGAGGTGCCGTCCAAGCCGGACGAGGCGCACGCGATGCTTGTGTCGCACCTTTCGAAGCTCGAGGGCCGCCGGTTCGACGCGGAGTATCTCGCGCTCATGACGGCCGCGCACGCCCGGGCGGTTTCTCTTTTCGAGAGCAAGGTCCGGCTGGCGCGGGACCCGGAGATCCGCGCGTGGGCGGAGCGGACGCTGCCGGCGCTCCGGGAGCACTGGCGGATGGCGCGGGACCTGGCCGGCAAGGCGGCCGGCGCGGGCGAGCGCTGA
- a CDS encoding Gfo/Idh/MocA family oxidoreductase — translation MRGSMSRREFVGLTAAAGLAAGAPAWARGANEKIIVGVMGVSRAYGAPARPGRGTGLAMGLARIPGAEVAYVCDVDRAYLDAAVADVAQVQGRPPQGVTDFRRILDDKAVDALVIATPDHWHAPAAILALGAGKHVYVEKPCSHNAREGELLVEAARKHRRIVQHGTQRRSWPSHIEAVAALRQGAIGRVLYARCFYLFSDRPSIGRGKAVPPPETLDWSLWQGPAPERPFRDNYVHYNWHWFWHWGTAELGNNGVHTLDVCRWGLGVDYPVLAACVGSRLRYDDDQETPDASIATFQFENGTTITWEQRSWGGRSPADPSYQVAFFGDRGTLTISGSSWSIYDKSGAEVAKGSSPAGDETHLRNFLDSIRGEARPNAEIEEGHKSALLCHLGNISWRTGRMIRFDPKARKIVGDREAEAYWSREYRPGWEPRV, via the coding sequence ATGAGAGGATCGATGAGCCGCCGGGAGTTTGTCGGGCTGACGGCCGCCGCGGGGCTGGCGGCGGGGGCGCCCGCCTGGGCGCGCGGGGCCAACGAGAAGATCATCGTCGGCGTCATGGGCGTTTCGCGGGCCTACGGCGCGCCGGCGCGGCCGGGCCGCGGAACGGGGCTGGCGATGGGGCTCGCCCGGATTCCGGGCGCCGAGGTGGCGTACGTGTGCGACGTGGATCGCGCCTATCTCGACGCGGCGGTCGCGGACGTGGCGCAGGTTCAGGGGCGGCCCCCGCAGGGGGTGACGGATTTCCGGCGGATCCTCGACGACAAGGCGGTGGACGCGCTCGTCATCGCCACGCCCGACCACTGGCACGCCCCGGCGGCGATTCTGGCCCTGGGGGCGGGCAAGCACGTCTATGTCGAGAAGCCCTGCAGCCACAACGCGCGCGAGGGGGAGCTTCTCGTCGAGGCGGCCCGGAAGCATCGCCGGATCGTTCAGCACGGCACGCAGCGGCGGAGCTGGCCCAGCCACATCGAGGCGGTGGCCGCGCTGCGCCAGGGCGCCATCGGCCGGGTGCTGTACGCGCGCTGCTTTTATCTGTTCAGCGACCGTCCTTCGATCGGCCGCGGGAAGGCGGTGCCGCCGCCGGAGACGCTGGACTGGTCGCTCTGGCAGGGGCCGGCGCCGGAGCGCCCGTTCCGGGACAACTATGTGCACTACAACTGGCACTGGTTCTGGCACTGGGGGACGGCGGAGCTCGGCAACAACGGCGTCCACACCCTCGACGTCTGCCGCTGGGGCCTGGGGGTGGACTATCCCGTCCTGGCCGCCTGCGTGGGGAGCCGCCTCAGGTACGACGACGACCAGGAGACGCCGGACGCGTCGATCGCCACGTTCCAGTTCGAGAACGGGACGACGATCACGTGGGAGCAGCGCAGCTGGGGCGGGCGGAGTCCCGCGGATCCGTCCTACCAGGTCGCCTTCTTCGGCGACCGGGGGACGCTGACGATCTCGGGAAGTTCCTGGTCGATCTACGACAAGTCCGGCGCGGAGGTCGCCAAGGGATCCTCTCCGGCGGGGGACGAGACGCATCTTCGGAACTTTCTGGACTCGATCCGCGGCGAGGCGCGTCCGAACGCGGAGATCGAGGAAGGCCACAAGAGCGCGCTTCTGTGCCATCTGGGCAACATCTCCTGGCGGACGGGGCGGATGATCCGCTTCGATCCCAAGGCCCGGAAGATCGTGGGCGACCGGGAGGCGGAGGCCTACTGGAGCCGCGAGTACCGGCCCGGCTGGGAACCCCGCGTGTAG
- a CDS encoding Gfo/Idh/MocA family oxidoreductase, giving the protein MKISRRRFLAQGGAAGMGILALPAARAARAFPAHERLNFAIVGVAGYAAATAFIPALHLYENAGVTALCDVDERKIPRVYEIWKERAGTAEVYRRLLENRPKFFPDFRRMLDEAGGEIDAVVVATPDHSHAVIAAAALRAGKHVLCEKPLTINVREARALRDLAARHRAATSMGNQGTQSAQFRRGVELVREGVLGDVEEVILWFPRGGQNHRQAPQGSEPVPEGFHWDLWLGPVAWRPYHPRWIARCHWRDTGAGELGNFGPHTGNLAFMALDVADLWKPGPEPARIRVRAEFSELNRLSFPRWETIRWKVPARGARPPVTFTWHHGPAPDMAPGSRDRILALLRDHGLPKEREEKLFKSAGALLVGRRGVLLTGSHNTEITLLPERAFQGVDLSRPRTLPPSRGHYKDWVHACRGGEPPLARFEYAATFNEFLMLGPVATLFEDTELEYDPVAGKIVNSPEADRALGYEYREGWRLT; this is encoded by the coding sequence ATGAAGATCAGCCGACGCCGGTTCCTGGCCCAGGGCGGCGCCGCCGGAATGGGGATCCTGGCGCTCCCCGCCGCCCGCGCGGCCCGCGCCTTTCCGGCCCACGAACGCCTCAACTTCGCGATCGTCGGCGTCGCGGGCTACGCGGCCGCCACCGCCTTCATCCCCGCCCTGCACCTCTACGAGAACGCGGGCGTCACCGCCCTCTGCGACGTGGACGAGCGCAAGATCCCCCGCGTCTACGAGATCTGGAAGGAGCGCGCCGGAACGGCCGAGGTCTACCGGCGGCTCCTCGAAAACCGCCCGAAGTTCTTCCCCGACTTCCGCCGGATGCTCGACGAGGCGGGCGGCGAGATCGACGCGGTCGTCGTGGCCACGCCGGACCACTCCCACGCCGTGATCGCCGCCGCGGCGCTGCGGGCCGGAAAGCACGTCCTCTGCGAAAAGCCCCTCACGATCAACGTCCGCGAGGCGCGCGCGCTGCGCGACCTGGCGGCGCGGCACCGCGCGGCGACGTCCATGGGGAACCAGGGCACCCAGAGCGCGCAGTTCCGGCGCGGCGTGGAGCTCGTGCGCGAAGGCGTCCTGGGCGACGTCGAGGAGGTGATCCTCTGGTTCCCGCGCGGCGGGCAGAACCACCGGCAGGCCCCGCAGGGGTCCGAGCCCGTCCCGGAAGGCTTCCACTGGGATCTCTGGCTGGGGCCCGTGGCGTGGCGGCCGTATCATCCGCGCTGGATCGCCCGCTGCCACTGGCGGGACACCGGAGCGGGGGAACTCGGCAACTTCGGCCCCCATACGGGAAATCTCGCCTTCATGGCGCTCGACGTGGCGGATCTCTGGAAGCCCGGCCCGGAACCCGCCCGCATCCGCGTGCGGGCCGAGTTCTCGGAGCTCAACCGCCTGTCCTTCCCGCGCTGGGAAACGATCCGCTGGAAGGTCCCCGCGCGGGGCGCCCGGCCGCCGGTCACCTTCACCTGGCATCACGGTCCGGCTCCGGACATGGCCCCCGGCTCGCGGGACCGGATCCTCGCCCTCCTCCGCGACCACGGCCTTCCCAAGGAACGCGAGGAGAAACTCTTCAAGAGCGCGGGAGCGCTCCTGGTCGGCCGGCGCGGAGTCCTCCTCACCGGGAGCCACAATACGGAAATCACCCTCCTGCCCGAACGCGCGTTCCAGGGCGTGGACCTTTCCCGTCCCCGAACCCTGCCGCCCTCCCGCGGACACTACAAGGACTGGGTCCATGCCTGCCGGGGCGGAGAGCCTCCTCTGGCGCGCTTCGAATACGCCGCGACCTTCAACGAGTTCCTGATGCTGGGACCGGTGGCGACCCTCTTCGAGGACACGGAGCTCGAATACGATCCCGTCGCGGGAAAGATCGTCAATTCGCCGGAAGCCGATCGCGCCCTCGGGTACGAGTACCGCGAAGGATGGCGCCTGACGTAG